Proteins encoded together in one Calditrichota bacterium window:
- the rocD gene encoding ornithine--oxo-acid transaminase: MTSKNFIETEDKYGAHNYKPLDVVITRGKGVWLEDVDGNKYMDFLAAYSAVNQGHCHPRLVEVIKEQAEKLTLTSRAFRNDQWPLLAKELCELTGYDMVLPMNSGAEAVETALKAVRKWGYQVKGVEKDKAEIIACDGNFHGRTITIVTFSPEEQYKDGFGPLTPGFKLIPYGDAEALEKAITPNTVAFLVEPIQGEGGVVVPPEGYLRKAKEICEKNNVLFVADEIQSGLGRTGKLFACDHEGVKPDVITIGKALSGGFYPVSAMLANKEVMSVFTPGDHGSTYGGNPLGSAIAREALKIIVEEKLPERAAELGEYVMSRLNKIKSPHVDFYRGKGLWIGIVLKDEAGGARRFCEALMKKGVLAKETHWNIIRLAPPLVITKEEIDWALERIEEVLIMEYLIME, encoded by the coding sequence ATGACAAGTAAGAATTTTATTGAAACAGAAGACAAGTACGGAGCGCACAACTACAAGCCACTGGATGTAGTGATCACGCGCGGGAAAGGCGTCTGGTTGGAAGATGTTGACGGAAACAAATATATGGATTTTTTGGCTGCCTACTCTGCGGTGAATCAGGGGCATTGTCATCCGCGATTGGTGGAAGTGATAAAAGAGCAAGCGGAAAAATTGACGCTGACGTCCCGCGCGTTCCGCAACGACCAATGGCCCCTACTGGCAAAAGAGTTGTGTGAATTAACAGGCTACGACATGGTGTTACCAATGAATTCCGGCGCCGAAGCTGTGGAAACCGCGCTCAAAGCAGTCCGCAAATGGGGCTATCAGGTAAAAGGAGTTGAAAAAGACAAAGCTGAAATTATCGCCTGCGACGGCAATTTTCACGGCAGGACAATTACGATTGTCACTTTTTCACCGGAAGAACAATACAAAGACGGATTTGGTCCTCTTACTCCGGGATTCAAACTCATTCCTTACGGCGATGCTGAAGCACTGGAAAAAGCAATTACGCCGAACACAGTGGCTTTTTTAGTGGAACCCATTCAAGGAGAAGGCGGCGTTGTTGTCCCGCCCGAAGGATATTTGAGAAAAGCAAAAGAGATTTGTGAGAAAAACAATGTGCTTTTTGTCGCTGATGAAATCCAGAGCGGGCTTGGCCGCACAGGGAAACTTTTTGCCTGCGATCACGAAGGCGTCAAACCGGACGTGATCACGATCGGCAAAGCGCTTTCCGGAGGATTTTATCCCGTTTCCGCTATGCTGGCAAATAAAGAAGTGATGTCAGTTTTTACGCCGGGAGATCACGGCTCGACTTATGGCGGCAATCCATTGGGCAGCGCCATTGCTCGTGAGGCATTGAAAATTATCGTCGAAGAAAAATTGCCGGAACGCGCTGCAGAATTGGGCGAGTACGTCATGTCGCGATTAAATAAAATTAAAAGCCCCCACGTTGATTTTTATCGCGGGAAAGGCCTCTGGATCGGTATTGTCTTGAAAGATGAAGCAGGCGGCGCCCGTCGTTTCTGCGAAGCACTGATGAAAAAAGGCGTGCTGGCAAAAGAAACGCACTGGAATATCATCCGTCTGGCTCCGCCGCTGGTCATTACCAAAGAAGAAATAGACTGGGCACTGGAGCGAATCGAAGAAGTTTTGATAATGGAATATTTGATAATGGAATAG
- a CDS encoding addiction module antidote protein, HigA family — protein sequence RITGDVALRLAKYFGNSAQFWLGLQMDFDLDVAEDEFGEEIDREVEQYQS from the coding sequence AAAGAATCACTGGAGATGTGGCGTTGCGGTTGGCTAAATATTTTGGTAATTCAGCCCAATTTTGGTTGGGGCTACAAATGGATTTTGATCTAGATGTTGCAGAAGATGAATTTGGCGAAGAAATTGATCGGGAAGTTGAGCAATATCAGAGTTAA